The following proteins are co-located in the Carassius auratus strain Wakin chromosome 7, ASM336829v1, whole genome shotgun sequence genome:
- the mcur1 gene encoding mitochondrial calcium uniporter regulator 1 codes for MRSADSRHLISAIRYVFNGRRTNYLRFDTEFFLRHLRGSRMLFRDLSTSVKTLQYDLKKSDIAKSGNRKLFFDTHAMVQLLEESGFVTQQAEVIVNMMVNITNSNMDVMYGDMATKTQQEIMLQKVMSHIAAVKKDMIILEKSEFSALLAENEKIKVELSQLRIQLTDVMNKRRADAILDLNVEKSRVKEMTVDFDRKLIGTRNELMEMHSEQDRHMTQTNMKIDTEVAGLKTLLESHKLDTIKYLAGSVFTCLTVILGFYRLWM; via the exons ATGAGGTCTGCAGACAGCAGACATCTAATCTCAGCGATTAGATATGTATTTAACGGAAGAAGGACTAATTATTTAAGGTTTGACACGGAGTTCTTCCTCCGGCACTTGAGAGGTTCACGCATGTTGTTCAGAG ATTTGAGTACCTCAGTTAAAACTCTACAGTATGACCTGAAAAAATCAGACATAGCTAAATCTGGCAATAGGAAGTTATTCTTTGACACTCATGCAATGGTTCAGCTGCTTGAGGAAAGCG GCTTCGTGACCCAGCAGGCAGAGGTCATTGTCAATATGATGGTAAATATCACAAATTCAAACATGGACGTTATGTACGGTGACATGGCTACCAAAACACAGCAG GAAATCATGTTACAGAAAGTCATGTCTCATATTGCTGCTGTAAAAAAGGACATGATCATTCTGGAGAAGAGTGAATTCTCAGCATTACTAGCAGAGAATGAG AAAATCAAGGTTGAGCTGTCACAGCTAAGAATACAACTCACt GATGTGATGAACAAAAGGCGTGCAGATGCCATTTTGGATTTGAATGTAGAAAAAAGTCGCGTGAAGGAGATG ACAGTCGACTTTGACAGAAAGCTCATAGGGACCAGGAATGAATTGATGGAAATG CATTCTGAGCAGGATCGTCACATGACACAGACTAACATGAAAATCGACACAGAAGTGGCGGGCCTGAAGACTTTGCTGGAGTCACATAAACTGGATACCATCAAATATCTGGCAG GTTCAGTCTTCACGTGTCTCACAGTCATACTTGGATTCTATCGGCTATGGATGTAG
- the dph2 gene encoding 2-(3-amino-3-carboxypropyl)histidine synthase subunit 2, with translation MTDVFSSSCEAVLQRTISVSFISRSSHVGNLYQIDETCQFITSNQFKKVALQFPDELLPDAIRVSAEIEKQTKAKTFILGDTSYGRCCVDEVAAEHVRADCIVHYGPSCLSPCRRLPLLYVFGKKPIDVQQCATAFKELYPDLQSHVIILYDVTYTHAIGDLRTLLCDIYPNVVVSLLKTDHSCVAELKQDSCVDTDHIDSQDDRVISKFGRQFSVKAGQSVDNYGMFYIGQEGLTLTNFMMTWNHCAFSSFNPETHKGRVESVKINKALMKRYYAIERAKDASVVGILVGTLGVANYLTIIEQLKDIIHKAGKKSYMFAMGKINVPKLANFLEIDVYVLVACPENSLLDSSEFYKPVVTPFEMELACNKHREWTGEYVTDFRDLLPGGSSYVGFPEPDQSAVEEETTDVSLITGALRTCSTTSTEILKSTSESSSLVPRNQTLTVANTNTAASFLSGRSWQGLEPKLGQTPVMKAVQGQRGIAIAYEEEGVGNKDASTPLQKS, from the exons ATGACAGATGTTTTCAGCAGCAGCTGTGAGGCAGTGCTCCAGCGGACCATCAGTGTGTCCTTCATCTCAAGGAGCAGTCATGTTGGGAATCTGTATCAGATAGATGAGACCTGCCAATTTATCACTAGTAATCAGTTCAAGAAG GTAGCCTTACAGTTTCCAGATGAACTTCTGCCTGATGCCATCCGAGTCTCGGCCGAAATAGAGAAGCAAACCAAAGCCAAGACATTCATTTTAGGAGACACGTCCTATGGCAG gtGTTGTGTGGATGAGGTAGCAGCAGAACATGTGAGAGCAGACTGCATAGTGCATTATGGGCCGTCATGCCTCAGCCCATGCAGAAGACTACCGCTTCTGTATGTTTTTGGAAAGAAACCGATTGATGTCCAGCAGTGTGCCACAGCCTTTAAAGAGCTTTATCCTGACCTCCAAAGTCATGTGATCATACTGTATGATGTCACCTATACACATGCTATAG GTGATCTCAGGACACTTTTGTGTGATATCTACCCCAATGTTGTGGTCTCCCTTCTAAAAACAGATCATTCTTGCGTTGCTGAGCTGAAACAGGACAGCTGTGTGGACACTGATCACATAGATTCACAGGATGATAGAGTCATTTCTAAATTTGGCAGACAGTTCAGTGTAAAAGCGGGGCAGAGTGTTGATAATTACGGTATGTTTTACATTGGCCAGGAAGGCCTGACTCTTACAAACTTCATGATGACCTGGAACCACTGTGCCTTCAGCTCATTCAATCCAGAAACACACAAAGGACGAGTGGAATCAGTTAAAATCAACAAGGCACTGATGAAACGCTATTATGCCATCGAGCGGGCCAAAGATGCCAGTGTGGTGGGCATTTTGGTGGGCACCCTGGGTGTCGCCAACTATCTGACCATCATAGAGCAGCTGAAAGACATTATTCACAAAGCAGGAAAGAAGAGCTATATGTTCGCTATGGGAAAGATAAATGTTCCCAAGCTTGCTAACTTCTTGGAAATTGACGTTTACGTGCTAGTTGCCTGTCCCGAGAACTCACTGCTGGATTCAAGTGAATTCTACAAACCCGTGGTGACTCCCTTTGAGATGGAGTTGGCTTGCAATAAGCACAGAGAGTGGACTGGAGAATATGTGACAGACTTCAGAGATTTACTCCCTG gtgGAAGCAGTTATGTGGGCTTCCCTGAACCAGACCAGTCTGCCGTGGAGGAAGAGACCACAGATGTCTCTCTAATCACAGGAGCTTTGCGAACATGTTCCACAACCTCAACAGAGATCTTAAAAAGCACATCAGAGTCTTCTTCACTCGTCCCCAGAAATCAGACTCTCACTGTGGCCAATACAAACACAGCAG caTCGTTTTTGTCGGGCCGTAGTTGGCAGGGACTGGAGCCTAAACTGGGGCAGACACCAGTGATGAAAGCTGTGCAAGGACAGAGAGGCATTGCTATCGCTTATGAGGAGGAGGGTGTGGGAAATAAAGATGCTTCAACACCTCTTCAAAAATCATAA